A window of Verrucomicrobiia bacterium contains these coding sequences:
- a CDS encoding Gfo/Idh/MocA family oxidoreductase, with translation MAAAGAVAAAGSVQVWGANEKIRLGFIGLGNRGDQVLEAFLIQPDAQVVALCDLHQPYLDFAAQKTGGHPRLFTDYRKLLEMKEVDAVVISTPDHWHALQTIHACQAGKDVYVEKPLSLCVAEGRRMVEAVRQHNRVCQVGIHRRSVPFCREAAELIRSGVLGKIVACRAFHIQNEWPKGIDHPPDSTPPPAFDWDAWQGPAPARPYNKNRTFYRFRWFFDYSGGQLTNFGVHYMDFFHMALGVDTPLAVAAMGGKYALEDNREIPDTLEVMWEYPGGILITFTQINANAAPACARPNAELEIRGTRGTFYLYSRGYEIVPELITPNPFPARSPLTRREDAGWRTGEKPHIEAVNVKAQMNSADTTFHARNFLDCIKTRQRPHCDIATGHRSTTATLIGNIAWKTRSLLDWDAQKELFPRHPEANRLLDYPYRTQAG, from the coding sequence ATGGCTGCCGCCGGCGCCGTCGCCGCTGCCGGCTCCGTCCAGGTATGGGGAGCCAATGAAAAAATCCGCCTGGGCTTCATCGGCCTCGGCAACCGCGGCGACCAGGTATTGGAGGCCTTCCTAATCCAGCCAGATGCCCAGGTCGTGGCCCTGTGCGATCTTCACCAGCCCTACCTGGATTTTGCGGCCCAAAAAACCGGCGGCCACCCCCGCCTCTTCACCGATTACCGCAAACTGCTGGAAATGAAGGAGGTGGATGCCGTCGTCATCAGCACCCCCGACCACTGGCACGCCCTCCAAACCATCCACGCCTGCCAGGCCGGCAAGGATGTCTATGTGGAAAAGCCCCTCTCGCTCTGCGTCGCCGAAGGACGCCGCATGGTGGAGGCCGTGCGCCAACATAACCGCGTCTGCCAGGTGGGCATTCACCGCCGCTCCGTGCCCTTCTGCCGCGAGGCCGCAGAACTGATCCGCAGTGGGGTCCTGGGTAAAATTGTGGCCTGCCGGGCTTTTCACATTCAAAATGAATGGCCCAAAGGCATTGACCATCCCCCCGACTCCACCCCGCCCCCAGCTTTCGATTGGGATGCCTGGCAGGGGCCCGCGCCCGCCCGACCCTACAACAAAAACCGGACTTTCTACCGCTTCCGCTGGTTCTTCGACTACTCCGGCGGGCAGCTCACCAACTTTGGCGTGCATTATATGGATTTCTTCCACATGGCGCTGGGCGTGGACACGCCCCTCGCCGTGGCCGCCATGGGCGGCAAATACGCCCTCGAAGACAACCGGGAAATCCCGGATACCCTGGAAGTGATGTGGGAGTACCCGGGCGGTATCCTCATCACTTTCACCCAAATCAACGCCAATGCGGCCCCCGCTTGCGCCCGCCCCAACGCCGAGCTGGAAATCCGCGGCACCCGGGGCACGTTTTATTTATACAGCCGTGGCTATGAAATCGTCCCCGAGCTGATCACCCCCAACCCCTTCCCCGCTCGCAGCCCCCTCACCCGCCGCGAAGATGCCGGCTGGCGCACCGGCGAAAAACCCCACATCGAGGCGGTCAATGTCAAAGCGCAGATGAACAGCGCCGACACCACCTTTCATGCGCGCAATTTCCTCGATTGCATCAAAACCCGCCAGCGGCCCCACTGTGACATTGCAACCGGCCATCGCAGCACCACCGCCACGTTGATCGGCAACATCGCCTGGAAAACCCGCTCCCTCTTGGATTGGGACGCGCAGAAAGAACTCTTCCCCCGCCATCCGGAGGCCAATCGCTTGCTGGATTATCCCTACCGCACCCAGGCGGGTTGA
- a CDS encoding divalent metal cation transporter yields MANPSSTGATGLPMTSKWDPAKIEQERQFLAELDQRPWYKRLSGYYQLTGPAWLQSAMTLGAGSATASVVAGAFFGYQLLWVQPVAMLLGIFMMAALANITLTKGERAYEIMRRELHPSVAFLWALATIVATVVWHFGQYALLGGAFKDLADVAAGVKPDDPTTALSPTTETLVRLGGGLLILGINIALTWNYGSKPKGIRFYETFLRWMIRLTMLAFLSVVIVQLLHGKLDLGAILRGFFTFKIPDNPGATTTILGALGAAVGINMTFLYPYSILAKGWGPQHKGLARFDLVLSLFVPYVILTSLIIIGMAATVHNAAAGYGTVLPGNPSPAELKPIQAAQALAGLLGSSLGRIVFDLGFIGMACGAISAHMVCCGFTVCEMFKLEYTPARYKMFTLVPAVGLLGVLVKSPIWLPVVASALAFTVLPIAYLSFLILNNKRSYLGDAVGRGWRRVAFNAMLVIAVIMALIGSAINIKDRVIDKLFPAKTDLNAPKKG; encoded by the coding sequence ATGGCAAATCCATCCTCCACCGGCGCAACCGGCCTGCCCATGACCAGCAAGTGGGATCCCGCCAAAATTGAACAGGAACGCCAGTTCTTGGCGGAGCTGGATCAACGCCCCTGGTATAAACGACTCTCAGGCTATTACCAGTTGACCGGCCCGGCCTGGCTGCAAAGTGCCATGACCCTCGGCGCCGGCAGTGCCACCGCCAGCGTCGTCGCCGGGGCCTTTTTCGGTTATCAATTATTATGGGTCCAGCCCGTCGCCATGCTCCTGGGAATCTTCATGATGGCCGCCCTGGCCAACATCACCCTCACCAAGGGCGAGCGCGCCTATGAAATCATGCGCCGCGAACTGCATCCCAGCGTCGCCTTTCTCTGGGCCTTGGCCACCATCGTCGCCACCGTCGTCTGGCATTTCGGCCAGTACGCCCTCCTGGGCGGGGCCTTCAAAGACCTGGCGGATGTCGCCGCCGGCGTCAAACCGGACGACCCCACCACAGCCCTCTCCCCCACCACCGAAACCCTCGTGCGGCTGGGCGGGGGGCTGCTCATCCTCGGCATCAACATTGCCCTGACCTGGAACTATGGCTCCAAGCCCAAGGGCATTCGCTTCTACGAAACCTTTTTGCGCTGGATGATCCGCTTGACCATGCTGGCCTTCTTAAGCGTGGTCATCGTGCAACTCCTCCACGGAAAATTGGATTTGGGCGCCATCCTCCGCGGCTTCTTTACCTTCAAAATCCCCGACAACCCCGGCGCCACCACCACCATCCTTGGCGCCCTGGGCGCGGCCGTGGGCATCAATATGACCTTCCTTTACCCCTACTCCATCCTCGCCAAGGGATGGGGTCCGCAACATAAAGGCCTGGCCCGCTTTGACCTGGTGCTCTCCCTGTTTGTGCCGTATGTCATCCTGACTTCCCTGATCATCATCGGCATGGCCGCCACCGTGCACAATGCGGCCGCCGGCTATGGCACCGTGCTTCCGGGTAATCCCTCCCCCGCCGAACTCAAACCCATTCAGGCCGCCCAGGCCCTCGCCGGTTTATTGGGCAGCTCCCTGGGTCGCATCGTGTTTGATTTGGGCTTTATCGGCATGGCCTGCGGCGCCATCAGCGCTCACATGGTCTGCTGCGGCTTCACCGTCTGCGAAATGTTCAAACTCGAATATACCCCGGCCCGCTACAAAATGTTCACCCTGGTGCCGGCGGTGGGCCTGCTGGGCGTGCTGGTCAAAAGCCCCATCTGGCTCCCCGTCGTTGCCAGTGCCCTGGCCTTCACCGTCCTGCCCATCGCCTACCTCTCCTTCCTCATCCTCAACAATAAACGCAGCTACCTCGGCGACGCCGTGGGCCGCGGTTGGCGGCGCGTGGCCTTTAATGCGATGTTGGTGATCGCCGTCATCATGGCCTTGATTGGCTCGGCCATAAACATCAAGGACCGCGTCATTGACAAACTTTTCCCCGCCAAAACCGACCTGAACGCCCCCAAAAAAGGATGA
- the acs gene encoding acetate--CoA ligase, translating into MTIRPTPSLSAIESVLHEERLFAPAKEFSAGAHIKSLAQYKRMYRESITQPERFWAKQAENELVWFKRWKRVLQWKEPVARWFDGGQLNVSVNCLDRHLETHVGNKAAIIWEGEPDSVSKPGEERVLTYKQLHREVCRFANVLKRNGVKRGDRVLIYLPMVPEAAVAMLACARIGAIHSVVFGGFSAHAVADRVCDCGAKVIVTADGGYRRGTIVQLKKNVDEALKMTDERGRRLGRTVEKVIVLRRAYNEIHIEEGRDVWWHRELEYVSAECPPEKMNSEDPLFILYTSGSTGKPKGIFHTTAGYLLGAKLTTKYVFDLRDTDIFWCTADVGWVTGHSYVVYGPLANGATTVMYEGAPNWPEPDRFWRIIEKYDVTVFYTAPTAIRAFMKWGEEWPRKHDLSTLRLLGSVGEPINPEAWMWYYEVIGGRRCPIVDTWWQTETGSIMITPLPGATPTKPGSATLPFFGVVPEVVDDQGRPVPANVGGKLVIKKPWPSMLRGLWGDPKRYQEVYWKEVPHAYFTGDGCRRDEDGYFWIVGRIDDVLNVAGHRIGTAEVESALVSHPHVAEAAVVGRPDELKGQALVAFVTLKSGVRPTRDLREELRQHVTKEIGAIARPDEVRFAEALPKTRSGKIMRRLLKSIAAGTEINGDTTTLEDFSVLTRLSQAEEE; encoded by the coding sequence ATGACTATCCGTCCGACACCGTCGCTTAGTGCCATTGAATCCGTGCTGCATGAAGAGCGCCTGTTTGCGCCCGCCAAGGAATTTTCCGCCGGCGCCCACATCAAGTCCCTGGCGCAATACAAGCGCATGTACCGGGAATCCATTACCCAGCCGGAGCGTTTTTGGGCCAAACAGGCGGAGAACGAGCTGGTCTGGTTCAAACGGTGGAAGCGGGTGCTGCAATGGAAGGAGCCGGTGGCGCGATGGTTTGACGGGGGCCAGTTGAACGTGTCGGTGAACTGCCTGGATCGTCATTTGGAGACGCATGTAGGCAACAAGGCGGCCATCATCTGGGAGGGGGAGCCGGATTCGGTGAGCAAACCGGGGGAGGAGCGGGTCCTGACCTACAAGCAGCTTCATCGGGAAGTGTGCCGGTTTGCCAACGTGTTGAAGCGCAACGGGGTCAAACGCGGTGACCGGGTGCTGATTTATTTGCCGATGGTGCCCGAGGCTGCCGTGGCCATGTTGGCGTGCGCGCGCATTGGGGCCATTCATTCAGTTGTATTCGGGGGTTTCAGCGCTCACGCGGTGGCGGATCGTGTTTGTGATTGTGGCGCCAAGGTGATCGTCACGGCGGATGGCGGCTACCGGCGGGGCACGATTGTGCAGCTTAAAAAGAACGTGGACGAGGCGTTAAAGATGACCGATGAGCGCGGCCGCCGGCTGGGGCGCACGGTGGAGAAGGTCATTGTGCTGCGGCGGGCGTACAACGAAATCCACATTGAGGAGGGGCGCGATGTGTGGTGGCACCGGGAGCTGGAGTATGTTTCGGCCGAGTGCCCGCCGGAAAAGATGAACAGTGAGGATCCGCTGTTCATACTTTATACCAGCGGCTCCACGGGCAAGCCGAAGGGCATTTTTCACACGACTGCCGGATATTTATTGGGGGCCAAACTCACCACCAAATATGTCTTTGATTTGCGGGATACGGACATTTTCTGGTGCACTGCTGATGTGGGGTGGGTGACCGGCCACAGTTATGTTGTTTATGGACCGCTGGCCAACGGGGCCACCACGGTCATGTATGAGGGGGCGCCCAACTGGCCCGAGCCGGATCGGTTTTGGCGGATCATTGAGAAATACGACGTGACCGTGTTTTACACGGCTCCCACCGCCATACGTGCGTTTATGAAGTGGGGTGAGGAATGGCCGCGGAAACATGACTTGAGCACGTTGCGATTGCTGGGGTCGGTGGGCGAGCCGATCAACCCCGAGGCCTGGATGTGGTATTATGAGGTCATTGGGGGCCGGCGTTGTCCGATTGTGGATACGTGGTGGCAGACGGAAACGGGCAGCATCATGATCACGCCGTTGCCCGGGGCCACGCCCACCAAACCGGGCAGCGCCACCCTGCCGTTTTTTGGGGTGGTGCCGGAGGTGGTGGATGACCAGGGGCGTCCGGTGCCGGCGAATGTGGGCGGCAAGCTGGTGATCAAGAAACCGTGGCCGAGCATGTTGCGGGGGCTGTGGGGGGATCCCAAGCGTTATCAGGAGGTGTATTGGAAGGAAGTGCCCCACGCCTATTTCACGGGGGATGGCTGCCGCCGCGACGAGGACGGGTATTTCTGGATTGTGGGCCGCATTGATGATGTGCTGAATGTGGCCGGGCACCGGATTGGCACGGCGGAGGTGGAGAGCGCGCTGGTGAGCCATCCGCACGTGGCGGAGGCGGCGGTGGTGGGGCGGCCTGACGAATTGAAAGGACAGGCGTTGGTGGCTTTTGTGACGCTCAAGAGTGGCGTCAGACCGACGCGTGACCTGCGGGAGGAATTGCGCCAGCACGTGACCAAGGAAATTGGCGCGATTGCCCGGCCGGATGAGGTGCGGTTTGCCGAGGCCCTGCCGAAGACGCGCTCGGGCAAGATCATGCGGCGGCTGCTCAAGAGCATCGCGGCGGGGACGGAGATCAACGGGGATACCACGACGCTGGAAGACTTCAGCGTGCTCACCCGCCTGAGCCAGGCGGAGGAGGAATAG
- a CDS encoding aldo/keto reductase, whose protein sequence is MKRRTFVKTTTVTVGGLALVRPAGLTAQAAPAAQPDVVAGMPRRVMGRTGLKVSIVGFSGFALNKYPQEECNKGVLKAFEQGVNYFDVAPAYGESEVRLGVALQQLKREQYFLACKTKARDAKGAMQELERSLQRLKTDYFDVYQLHHLRQPAEVKQALGPDGCMEAILKAKEQGKVRFIGFSAHTTKAALEVMKGFKFDTVMFPINFVEYYGFGFGKDVLAEAKAQGAAVLAIKPMSTGLWPKGEKQTRQWWYRSAEEQDEVNLVMRWALSQEPVVSTFAPAFLDLVDKAIAAGKAFRPITDNEIVQLKELAAKCNVVFKREEDAVAWRHHGHEPGLAAYWESLHA, encoded by the coding sequence ATGAAACGCCGCACTTTTGTCAAGACCACCACTGTCACCGTAGGAGGGTTGGCCCTCGTTCGTCCTGCCGGATTGACGGCGCAAGCAGCACCAGCCGCCCAGCCTGATGTCGTGGCCGGGATGCCCCGGCGCGTGATGGGCCGCACGGGGCTGAAGGTTTCGATTGTGGGATTTTCGGGCTTTGCCTTGAACAAGTATCCGCAGGAGGAGTGCAACAAGGGGGTGCTGAAAGCTTTTGAGCAGGGCGTCAATTACTTTGACGTGGCGCCCGCCTATGGGGAATCGGAGGTGCGGCTGGGGGTGGCGCTGCAGCAGCTCAAGCGGGAGCAGTATTTTCTGGCGTGCAAGACCAAGGCCCGGGATGCCAAAGGGGCGATGCAGGAATTGGAGCGGTCCCTGCAACGGCTCAAGACGGATTATTTTGATGTGTACCAGTTGCATCATCTGCGCCAGCCGGCCGAGGTGAAGCAGGCGTTGGGGCCGGACGGCTGCATGGAAGCCATTCTCAAAGCGAAGGAGCAGGGGAAGGTGCGCTTTATTGGATTTTCGGCGCATACCACCAAGGCCGCCCTGGAAGTGATGAAGGGCTTCAAATTTGACACCGTGATGTTCCCGATCAATTTCGTGGAATACTATGGTTTTGGTTTTGGCAAGGATGTGCTCGCCGAGGCCAAAGCCCAGGGGGCGGCGGTGCTGGCCATCAAACCGATGTCCACCGGCCTTTGGCCCAAGGGCGAGAAGCAGACCCGGCAGTGGTGGTATCGCTCGGCGGAGGAGCAGGACGAGGTGAACCTGGTTATGCGGTGGGCTTTGTCGCAGGAGCCGGTGGTCAGCACGTTTGCTCCGGCATTTCTGGATTTGGTGGATAAGGCGATAGCGGCGGGCAAGGCCTTCCGTCCGATCACGGACAACGAGATTGTGCAACTCAAAGAGCTGGCCGCCAAATGCAATGTGGTCTTCAAGCGGGAGGAGGATGCTGTGGCGTGGCGGCATCACGGCCACGAGCCGGGGCTGGCGGCTTATTGGGAATCCCTGCACGCCTGA
- a CDS encoding glycoside hydrolase family 97 protein, which yields MQHLLQPRSRRKPAVTWYGHGLLFLCFSLGGSLMLAAEGAWKVTAPGGQVQATITLEAGTGKLSYRVSSRGVEVLADSPLGIMTSEGDFTSALSVVGAERREIHETYTLPVGKRSSYTNHAQELQLTLGKEGRELQFKFRVYDDGIAYAYALGGTGPVKIRGETSGFRLPAGGRVKYWGQSHPNNYGYETMLGQVDSERVSMPLLAELEQARHFVFLAQAASYGTYIVPHFQREDRLWRVCFPLDQEGPVETTLPFHSPWRVAIISPETPATLVESTMMENLNPPTEPALRHADWIRPGRASWDFLAGDRDKPQVWIDFAAEMGWEYHLVDAGFARRFDVAAATEYARRKNVRLIGWAYTPDLSTPEKAEAVLAQYAQMGLSGAKVDFFDHHPVTGEKRTRDFEDTQASLKIRDHLLAIAARHQLVLEFHGCTLPSGERRRYPHFMTAEGVAGMEKRNPRVENELTIPFVRNIMGPVSFTVVKLDRSPGSYAYQMAQAVVYEAGIQIYAERHDRLRSFEGRDFLKQLPATWDETRLLEGYPESHILLARRKGSAWYVGGMTAQPRVAQVSLGFLDKQAQYRAEIYRDGASRTNLVREVKSITSDQRLEIPLLQNGGVAIRLEPARRGAP from the coding sequence ATGCAACACCTGCTTCAGCCTCGCAGCCGGAGGAAACCGGCGGTTACATGGTATGGCCATGGCCTGTTGTTTTTGTGCTTTTCCCTGGGCGGATCCCTGATGTTGGCCGCTGAAGGTGCCTGGAAAGTCACCGCTCCTGGAGGGCAGGTTCAGGCCACGATCACGTTGGAGGCAGGCACCGGAAAATTATCCTACCGGGTCAGCAGCCGAGGCGTGGAGGTGTTGGCAGACAGCCCGCTAGGCATCATGACCAGCGAGGGAGATTTCACCTCGGCTCTTTCCGTGGTGGGGGCGGAGCGCCGCGAGATTCATGAGACTTACACGCTGCCGGTGGGCAAGCGGTCGAGCTATACCAACCACGCCCAAGAATTGCAGTTGACGCTGGGCAAGGAGGGGCGGGAGCTGCAATTTAAATTCCGGGTGTATGACGACGGCATAGCCTATGCCTACGCGCTGGGCGGCACGGGGCCGGTGAAGATACGGGGAGAAACCAGCGGTTTTCGGTTGCCGGCTGGCGGTCGGGTCAAATATTGGGGGCAAAGTCATCCCAACAATTACGGATATGAAACGATGTTGGGCCAGGTGGACAGTGAACGCGTTTCGATGCCGTTGTTGGCAGAACTGGAGCAGGCCCGGCATTTTGTGTTTCTGGCCCAGGCGGCCTCCTATGGGACCTATATAGTTCCGCATTTTCAACGGGAGGACCGTTTGTGGCGGGTGTGTTTCCCCCTGGATCAGGAGGGGCCGGTGGAGACCACTCTGCCGTTTCACTCTCCCTGGCGGGTGGCCATCATTTCCCCGGAAACGCCTGCCACGCTGGTGGAGTCCACGATGATGGAGAATCTCAATCCGCCCACCGAACCCGCCTTGCGGCATGCCGACTGGATACGGCCGGGGCGGGCAAGCTGGGATTTTCTGGCTGGAGACCGGGACAAGCCGCAGGTGTGGATTGATTTTGCAGCAGAAATGGGGTGGGAATATCACCTGGTGGACGCCGGCTTTGCGCGGCGGTTTGACGTGGCGGCGGCCACGGAGTATGCCCGGCGTAAAAATGTGCGCCTGATTGGCTGGGCCTACACGCCGGATTTGAGCACGCCGGAGAAGGCCGAGGCGGTGCTGGCGCAGTATGCGCAAATGGGTTTGTCGGGCGCGAAGGTGGATTTCTTTGATCATCATCCGGTCACGGGGGAGAAACGGACGCGCGATTTTGAGGATACCCAGGCCAGCTTGAAGATTCGGGATCATTTGCTGGCCATTGCCGCGCGGCATCAGTTGGTTTTGGAATTTCACGGTTGTACCCTGCCCTCTGGAGAGCGGCGGCGATATCCGCATTTCATGACCGCCGAAGGGGTGGCCGGCATGGAGAAGCGCAATCCGCGGGTGGAGAATGAACTGACGATTCCCTTTGTGCGCAACATTATGGGGCCGGTGAGCTTCACGGTGGTGAAGCTGGATCGGTCGCCCGGGTCTTATGCTTATCAGATGGCGCAGGCGGTGGTATATGAGGCCGGCATCCAGATTTATGCGGAGCGTCATGATCGGTTGCGCAGTTTTGAGGGCCGGGATTTTCTCAAACAACTGCCGGCCACGTGGGATGAGACGCGGTTGCTTGAGGGATATCCTGAGTCCCACATACTGCTGGCACGCCGCAAGGGATCAGCCTGGTACGTGGGGGGGATGACCGCCCAGCCGCGCGTGGCGCAAGTGTCATTGGGGTTCCTGGATAAACAAGCCCAATATCGGGCGGAGATATATCGTGACGGGGCCAGCCGCACCAATTTAGTCAGGGAGGTTAAATCCATTACGTCCGATCAGCGGCTGGAGATTCCGCTGCTGCAGAACGGCGGGGTGGCGATTCGCCTGGAGCCGGCGAGGCGTGGGGCGCCCTAA
- a CDS encoding UbiX family flavin prenyltransferase: MKLLIGITGASGTLYAQRLLDNLTGLGHELHLILSKYAQAVIQEELPGGLRLPPEAKVHSLKSMHLPFASGSNTADAMVIIPCSMGTLGRIAHGYSEDALLRAADVMLKERKMLILVPRETPLNLVHVRNFELLLLAGAIILPANPSFYTRPKDITAVVDTVVARVLDHLGIPQQLVPRWQAEPE, encoded by the coding sequence ATGAAACTCCTCATCGGCATCACCGGCGCCAGCGGCACTTTGTACGCGCAACGGTTGTTGGACAATCTCACCGGCTTGGGGCACGAGCTGCACCTCATCCTCAGCAAATACGCGCAGGCCGTGATTCAGGAGGAACTCCCCGGCGGCCTGCGCCTGCCCCCCGAAGCCAAAGTCCACAGCCTCAAAAGCATGCACCTGCCCTTTGCCAGCGGCTCCAATACCGCCGATGCCATGGTGATCATCCCCTGCAGCATGGGCACTCTCGGACGTATCGCCCACGGCTACAGCGAAGACGCCCTCCTGCGCGCCGCCGACGTGATGTTGAAAGAACGCAAGATGTTGATCCTCGTGCCCCGCGAAACACCGCTGAATCTCGTGCACGTCCGCAACTTCGAGCTGTTGCTGCTGGCCGGGGCCATCATTCTGCCGGCCAACCCCTCCTTCTATACCCGCCCCAAAGACATCACGGCCGTCGTGGATACCGTGGTGGCGCGGGTGCTTGACCATCTCGGCATCCCCCAGCAACTGGTGCCCCGCTGGCAGGCCGAGCCGGAATAA
- a CDS encoding glycoside hydrolase, with amino-acid sequence MQPEVYHGWPTLTRRRRGDLWLVYSGGREAHVCPFGRVELMVSKDDGQTWGWPQVLLDTPIDDRDAGVLETPKGAMLVTTFTSLAYDTEAFRQALNSPPGALGAWPPERLQRWRAAHERVTAGQRMTLLGHWMIRTGDGGVTWSAVYPSLVNSPHGPFVLSNGHLLYAGKKLWTDKQRVGVCRSTDDGLSWEWLAEIPARPGDDYRQYHELHGVEAAPGRIIVHIRNHNPQNQMEILQTESADGGTTWSVPHPIGVWGLPSHLLRLRDGRLLMTYGYRRAPFGNQARLSEDAGKTWSAPLTISADGHHADLGYPSTVELPNGTLLTVWYELMAGSSRAVLRQARWQLPA; translated from the coding sequence ATGCAGCCCGAGGTTTATCACGGCTGGCCCACCCTCACCCGCCGCCGGCGGGGAGATCTGTGGCTGGTGTACTCCGGCGGACGCGAGGCGCATGTGTGCCCCTTTGGACGGGTGGAGCTAATGGTTTCCAAGGATGATGGGCAAACTTGGGGATGGCCGCAGGTGTTGTTGGACACGCCGATTGACGACCGTGATGCCGGCGTGCTGGAAACCCCCAAAGGCGCCATGCTGGTCACCACCTTTACCTCCCTGGCCTACGATACTGAGGCGTTTCGCCAGGCCCTGAACAGCCCCCCGGGCGCTCTGGGCGCCTGGCCTCCCGAACGCCTCCAACGCTGGCGGGCAGCCCATGAGCGGGTTACCGCGGGACAGCGCATGACCCTGTTGGGCCATTGGATGATCCGCACCGGAGACGGCGGCGTTACCTGGAGCGCCGTCTATCCCTCCTTGGTGAACAGCCCCCACGGCCCCTTTGTCCTGTCCAATGGCCATTTGTTGTACGCCGGCAAAAAGCTGTGGACGGACAAACAACGCGTGGGCGTGTGCCGTTCCACCGATGACGGGCTGAGCTGGGAATGGCTGGCCGAAATTCCGGCCCGGCCGGGCGATGATTACCGGCAGTATCACGAACTGCACGGCGTGGAAGCCGCCCCGGGCCGCATCATCGTTCACATCCGCAATCATAACCCCCAAAACCAGATGGAAATCTTGCAAACAGAATCCGCCGACGGCGGAACCACCTGGTCCGTGCCCCACCCCATCGGGGTCTGGGGCCTCCCCTCCCATCTGTTGCGCCTGCGGGACGGCCGCTTGCTGATGACCTACGGATACCGCCGCGCACCCTTTGGCAACCAGGCGCGACTCAGCGAAGATGCAGGCAAAACCTGGTCCGCACCCCTGACCATTTCGGCGGATGGCCACCATGCCGATTTGGGCTACCCCAGCACCGTGGAACTGCCCAACGGCACCCTCCTGACAGTTTGGTACGAACTCATGGCCGGCTCGTCCCGGGCCGTGTTGCGACAGGCACGCTGGCAGCTTCCCGCCTAA